One Thunnus albacares chromosome 12, fThuAlb1.1, whole genome shotgun sequence genomic region harbors:
- the LOC122993962 gene encoding tripartite motif-containing protein 16-like, with protein MEQKGGQLEQVSFSLLCSICLDLLKDPVTIPCRHSYCMSCIKTHWDEEDQRKIYSCPQCRQTFTPRPVPVKNTMLAALVEQLKKTGLQAAPADHCFAGPEDVACDVCTGRKRKALKSCLTCPASYCENHLQPHYDAPPLKKHKLVSPLEKLQENICSRHDEVMMMFCRTDQQSICYLCPVDEHKGHDTVSAAVERTEKQKELEVSRQNIQQRIQDREKDVKMLQQEVETISRSADKSVEDSEKIFTELIRLIQERSSDVKQQIRSQQENEVSRVKELQEKLEQEITELKRKDTELKQFSHTEDNNQFLLNYPSLSKLSASTNSSSINIRPLRYFEDVTAAVSELRDKLQDILREKWTNISLAVTEVEVLLPDSKTEPETRAEFLKYSCEITLDPNTAHTQLLLTEGNRNAKRVRHQQSYPSHPDRFTHWRQVLSRESLNGRCYWEVEWKGKEVRVAVAYKNISRAGESYECLFGRNDKSWMLYCDTTSSSFWFNDVFTPVSPPQSYRIGVYLDHRAGILSFYNVSETMTLLHRVQTTFTQPLHAGLRLDHFNGDTAEFCKLK; from the coding sequence ATGGAGCAGAAAGGAGGTCAGCTGGAACAAGTatccttttctcttctctgttcaatctgtctggatctactgaaggatccggtgactattccctgtcgacacagctactgcatgagctgtattaaaacacactgggatgaagaggatcagaggaagatctacagctgccctcagtgcagacagaccttcacaccgaggcctgtcccggtgaaaaacaccatgttagcagctttagtggagcagctgaagaagactggactccaagctgctcctgctgatcactgctttgctggacctgaagatgtggcctgtgatgtctgcactgggaggaagcggaaagccctcaagtcctgtTTGACTTGTCCAGCTTCTTACTGTGAGAATCACCTTCAGCCTCATTATGATGCACctccattaaagaaacacaagctggttAGCCCCTTGGAGAAactccaggagaacatctgctctcgtcatgatgaggtaATGATGATGTTCTGTCGCAcagatcagcagagtatctgttatctctgccctgtggatgaacataaaggacacgacacagtctcagctgcagtaGAAAGGACTGAGAAGCAGAaagagctcgaggtgagtcgacaaaacatccagcagagaatccaggacagagagaaagatgtgaagatGCTTCAACAGGAGGTTGAGACCAtcagtcgctctgctgataaatcagtggaggacagtgagaagatcttcactgagctgatccgtctcatccaggaaagaagctctgatgtgaagcagcagatcagatcccagcaggaaaatgaagtgagtcgagtcaaagagcttcaggagaagctggagcaggagatcactgagctgaagaggaaagacactgaactgaagcagttctcacacacagaggataacaaccagtttctactcaactacccctcactgtcaaaactcagtgcatctacaaactcatccagcatcaatatccgtcctctgaggtactttgaggatgtgacagcagctgtgtcagagctcagagataaactacaggacatcctgagggagaaatggacaaacatctcactggcAGTGACTGAAGTGGAAGTTTTACTTCCAGATTCAAAAACAGAACCCGagaccagagctgagttcttaaaatattcatgtgaaatcactctggatccaaacacagcacacacacagctgttattaACTGAAGGGAACAGAAATGCAAAACGAGTTAGACATCAACAGTCTTATCctagtcacccagacagattcactcaTTGGcgtcaggtcctgagtagagagagtctgaatggacgttgttactgggaggtggagtggaaaGGGAAAGAAGTTCgtgtagcagtcgcatacaagaatatcagcagagcaggagagTCCTATGAATGTCTATTTGGCCGTAATGACAAATCTTGGATGTTATATTGTGACACTACCAGTTCTTCATTTTGGTTTAACGATGTCTTTACTCCAGTCTCACCTCCTCAGTCCTACAGaataggagtgtacctggatcacagagcaggtattttGTCCTTCTACAatgtctctgaaaccatgactctcctccacagagtccagaccacattcactcagcctctccaCGCTGGACTTCGGCTTGATCATTTTAatggagacacagctgagttctgtaaactcaaatag